In Blattabacterium cuenoti, the following proteins share a genomic window:
- the mraY gene encoding phospho-N-acetylmuramoyl-pentapeptide-transferase, giving the protein MINFFKLKYLIYISFFVNINSVFYRAIIAFFLSFCIAFILYKKIICWNRKNSIIGEKIRDLGLFGQKEKEGTPTMGGLVIIFSTLIPTIFLSTLNNVYVFMLIITTLYMGCIGFIDDYIKIKHNKKGLSIMGKIFSQILLGIFIGITMYFNTNISIQEQKIESKNSHFLKKKEYGFKTTIPIISSIYHNNEFNYAYLLSWYNQKWKKYAWIVFIPIVIVIITFLSNGANLTDGIDGLTAGISSIIFATLSLLSIISSNKIYSSYFHFIYIPHIKEIIIFSFSFLGSLISFLWYNTYPAQIFMGDTGSLTIGGVIATLAIINRKELILPILCGIFFIENISVIMQILYFRYSKKKYGIGKRIFLMAPLHHHFQKLGYHENKIFNRFIIIQMMLSMLVFILLINK; this is encoded by the coding sequence ATGATTAACTTTTTTAAATTAAAATATTTGATTTATATCTCTTTTTTTGTCAATATAAATTCTGTTTTTTACAGAGCTATTATTGCTTTTTTTTTATCGTTTTGTATAGCTTTTATTTTGTATAAAAAAATTATATGTTGGAATCGAAAAAATAGTATTATAGGAGAAAAGATACGAGATCTTGGACTTTTTGGTCAAAAGGAAAAAGAAGGAACCCCGACCATGGGTGGTCTTGTTATCATATTTTCTACGTTAATTCCTACAATATTCCTTTCTACATTAAACAATGTATATGTATTCATGTTGATAATAACTACATTGTATATGGGGTGTATTGGATTTATAGATGATTATATTAAAATAAAACATAATAAAAAAGGACTTAGTATAATGGGAAAAATATTCAGTCAAATTTTATTAGGAATTTTTATTGGAATCACTATGTATTTTAACACAAACATTTCTATTCAGGAACAAAAAATAGAATCAAAAAATTCACACTTTTTGAAAAAAAAAGAATACGGATTCAAGACCACTATTCCCATTATTTCTTCCATATATCATAATAATGAATTTAACTATGCCTATCTTTTGAGTTGGTATAATCAGAAATGGAAAAAATATGCATGGATTGTTTTCATTCCTATTGTTATTGTTATTATTACATTTTTATCCAATGGGGCTAATTTAACTGATGGAATAGACGGATTAACAGCTGGAATTTCTTCTATTATTTTTGCAACCTTATCTTTGTTATCTATAATTTCTAGTAATAAAATATATTCCTCCTATTTTCATTTTATATATATTCCTCATATAAAAGAAATTATCATATTCTCTTTTTCTTTTTTAGGATCTTTAATAAGTTTTCTTTGGTATAATACCTATCCAGCCCAAATTTTCATGGGAGATACTGGAAGTTTAACTATAGGAGGAGTTATCGCTACATTAGCTATTATTAATAGAAAAGAATTAATATTGCCTATTTTGTGTGGAATTTTTTTTATAGAAAATATTTCTGTGATCATGCAAATATTATATTTTAGATATTCTAAAAAAAAATATGGTATAGGAAAAAGAATTTTTCTTATGGCTCCTTTGCATCATCATTTTCAAAAACTAGGATATCATGAAAATAAAATTTTTAATCGTTTTATTATTATACAAATGATGCTCTCTATGTTAGTATTTATTTTATTAATTAATAAATAA
- a CDS encoding FtsW/RodA/SpoVE family cell cycle protein: MKISEKIDLFLNKYIKGDRYLWAFISLLAIFSFLPVYSASTNLVTTYGGTNTVFSYLLKHALFLLVGFCILFFTQFIDYKYFYRMSIFSMPIVFILLIFTMSQRKELDGVNASRWLHIPIINISFQTSSIAGLVIFIYCARYLAQKKKERINFINSFFPLLFPIFFIIGLIFPANGSTAVIVFISVLILLFIGGYPFTSIIGVFLMGILLAGIYIYSVIKWGNPMNRVYTWKSRIEKFLDHESEESYQMKQSKTAIVLGNKFGCGPGKSVLKAFLPQSSSDFIYAIIIEEYGSVGGVILLFIYILILMRIMIIATKVQNYFCSLLVFAVGYPIINQALINMGIAVGLFPVTGQTLPLISAGGTSMWVTFFSFGIILSVSRMIYKNSTNTTKIQINKL, encoded by the coding sequence ATGAAAATTTCTGAAAAAATAGACCTATTTTTAAATAAATATATAAAAGGAGATAGATATTTATGGGCTTTCATCTCTTTGTTGGCTATATTTTCCTTTTTACCAGTTTATTCTGCTAGCACAAACTTAGTTACTACATATGGAGGGACAAATACAGTATTTAGTTATTTATTAAAACATGCTCTTTTTTTGTTAGTTGGATTTTGTATCCTTTTTTTTACTCAATTTATAGACTATAAATATTTTTACCGTATGTCTATTTTTTCCATGCCTATAGTATTCATTTTATTAATTTTCACGATGAGTCAAAGAAAAGAATTAGATGGAGTGAATGCTTCTCGTTGGTTACATATTCCTATAATAAATATATCTTTTCAAACTTCCAGCATCGCTGGATTAGTTATTTTCATCTATTGTGCCAGATATTTAGCTCAAAAAAAGAAAGAAAGAATAAATTTTATAAATTCTTTTTTTCCTTTGTTGTTTCCAATATTTTTTATCATTGGACTTATTTTTCCTGCTAACGGTTCTACTGCTGTTATTGTTTTCATCTCCGTTTTAATTTTACTTTTTATAGGAGGATATCCATTTACTAGTATTATAGGAGTTTTTTTAATGGGTATTTTATTGGCAGGAATATATATTTATTCTGTTATAAAATGGGGAAACCCTATGAACAGAGTTTATACATGGAAAAGTCGTATTGAAAAATTTTTGGATCATGAATCTGAAGAAAGTTATCAAATGAAACAATCTAAAACGGCAATCGTTTTAGGAAATAAATTTGGATGCGGGCCTGGAAAAAGTGTTTTAAAGGCTTTTCTCCCACAATCTTCTTCAGATTTTATCTATGCTATTATAATAGAAGAATATGGATCTGTTGGAGGTGTAATCCTTTTATTCATTTATATACTAATTCTAATGAGAATTATGATAATAGCTACGAAAGTACAAAATTATTTTTGTTCTCTTTTGGTATTTGCTGTTGGTTATCCTATTATAAATCAAGCGCTAATTAATATGGGAATAGCTGTTGGTTTATTCCCAGTTACAGGACAAACTTTGCCGCTTATAAGTGCTGGAGGAACTTCTATGTGGGTTACTTTTTTTAGTTTTGGCATCATATTAAGTGTCAGTCGAATGATATATAAAAATTCAACTAACACCACTAAAATACAAATAAATAAATTATAA
- a CDS encoding glycosyltransferase → MNNTPKVIIGSGGTGGHIYPGIAIANELKKKSQK, encoded by the coding sequence ATGAACAATACACCCAAAGTTATTATTGGAAGTGGAGGGACCGGAGGGCACATATATCCGGGAATAGCTATTGCTAATGAACTTAAAAAAAAATCCCAAAAATAA
- the murG gene encoding undecaprenyldiphospho-muramoylpentapeptide beta-N-acetylglucosaminyltransferase, with protein sequence MEMREIPRFGYSIEEICISGGKDKFFSISGFILSIQLIYSFFLANKIIKRFSPNIVIGTGGFVSFPTLYAARKNKIPILIQEQNSFPGLTNRIFSRYANKICIAYDQAKKFFPEEKTIITGNPVRSEILQLPSKEKACIHLGLKIKKPIILSIGGSQGSNSMNNAWIKGLNKIIELDMQLIWQVGKFDLHKVKKNKMSYHSNIIFMEFIENIPICYAAADIIVSRAGALTISEICLIGKPYILIPFPSSSNDHQNQNAKILEEKEAALIIKNEEIEQKLVNSVIELVNDSSMKKKMSKNVLELGKPKATSDIVNEILQIIL encoded by the coding sequence ATGGAAATGCGAGAAATCCCTAGATTTGGATATTCTATTGAAGAAATCTGTATTTCAGGTGGAAAAGATAAATTTTTTTCTATATCAGGTTTTATTTTATCTATACAACTAATATATAGCTTTTTTTTGGCAAATAAAATCATTAAAAGATTTTCTCCAAATATAGTTATTGGTACAGGAGGATTTGTAAGTTTTCCTACCTTATATGCGGCAAGAAAAAATAAAATCCCTATTCTGATTCAAGAACAAAATTCTTTTCCTGGATTAACCAATAGAATATTCTCTCGTTACGCAAATAAGATATGTATTGCTTATGATCAAGCGAAAAAATTTTTTCCAGAAGAAAAAACAATCATAACTGGAAACCCAGTAAGATCTGAAATATTACAATTGCCTAGTAAAGAAAAAGCTTGTATTCATTTAGGATTAAAAATTAAAAAACCTATTATTTTATCTATAGGAGGAAGTCAGGGGTCAAATAGTATGAATAATGCTTGGATAAAAGGATTAAACAAAATAATAGAATTGGATATGCAACTTATTTGGCAAGTAGGAAAATTCGATCTTCATAAAGTTAAAAAAAATAAAATGTCTTATCATTCGAATATTATTTTCATGGAATTTATTGAAAATATTCCTATATGTTATGCTGCGGCGGATATTATTGTATCTAGAGCTGGGGCTTTAACTATATCAGAAATATGTTTGATAGGAAAACCATATATATTGATTCCTTTTCCTTCGTCCTCTAATGATCATCAAAATCAAAATGCTAAAATATTAGAAGAAAAAGAAGCGGCTTTAATTATAAAAAATGAAGAAATTGAGCAAAAACTGGTGAATTCTGTTATAGAATTAGTGAATGATTCCAGTATGAAAAAAAAAATGAGTAAAAATGTATTAGAATTAGGAAAACCTAAAGCAACGAGCGATATTGTAAACGAGATTTTACAAATTATTTTATGA
- the murC gene encoding UDP-N-acetylmuramate--L-alanine ligase encodes MNLNQIDSFYFIGIGGMGMSSLARYFHTMGKTVYGHDQSKTFLTKELEKEGISINYHDSIEILPKWVLSKQCLIVYTPAIPNHHKQWMYLKKYGKNIKKRSQVLALITENDICIAIGGTHGKTTTCTLLGHILYSVGMNVTAFLGGISENYKSNLILNNVCNGKKIFLVEADEFDHSFLYLSPNIACITSFDQDHVDTYPIKEALKKAYITFSNRIKKPYKKIFLFREEFFRSNNAIYYSVLKKENYYSNHFYIKENKWYFDFHTPTETWRSLPLPIPGKHNLKNVTAALAISDYLKIPKNKIIKALFLFKGIKRRYSIHYQSSKKIYIDDYAHHPTEINALINTVRKCFPNKKILGIFQPHLFSRTKFFEKSFAKSLERLDILILLDIYPAREFPINKINSNNLLKKIKMSSKEISTLSKVLEKIEKKNFDIILTIGAGNIDTLIIPIKEWLYKRYG; translated from the coding sequence ATGAACTTAAACCAAATTGATTCTTTTTATTTTATAGGAATAGGAGGAATGGGGATGAGTTCCCTGGCTCGATATTTTCATACTATGGGTAAAACTGTTTATGGTCATGATCAAAGTAAAACTTTTCTGACAAAAGAATTAGAAAAAGAAGGAATATCTATAAATTATCATGATAGTATCGAAATATTACCCAAATGGGTATTATCCAAACAATGTTTGATTGTGTATACCCCAGCCATTCCTAATCATCATAAACAATGGATGTATTTAAAAAAATATGGTAAAAATATAAAAAAACGTTCTCAAGTATTAGCTTTAATTACAGAAAATGATATTTGTATAGCCATAGGAGGAACACATGGAAAAACAACTACTTGTACCTTATTAGGACACATTTTATATAGTGTTGGAATGAATGTTACTGCTTTTTTAGGAGGAATTTCTGAAAATTATAAATCTAATTTAATATTGAATAATGTATGTAATGGAAAAAAAATTTTTTTGGTAGAAGCAGATGAATTTGACCATTCTTTTTTATACTTATCTCCCAATATAGCATGTATAACCTCTTTTGACCAAGATCATGTAGATACTTATCCAATAAAAGAAGCCTTGAAAAAGGCTTATATAACTTTTTCAAATAGAATAAAAAAACCATATAAAAAAATATTTCTTTTCCGAGAAGAATTTTTTCGATCTAATAACGCTATATATTATTCAGTGCTAAAAAAAGAAAATTATTATTCCAATCATTTTTATATAAAAGAAAATAAATGGTATTTTGATTTTCATACTCCTACAGAAACATGGAGATCTTTACCTTTACCTATTCCAGGTAAACATAACTTAAAAAACGTTACAGCAGCATTAGCCATATCTGACTATCTCAAAATTCCTAAAAATAAAATCATAAAAGCTTTATTTTTATTTAAAGGGATAAAAAGAAGATATTCCATTCATTATCAATCTTCAAAAAAGATATATATAGACGATTATGCACATCATCCGACAGAAATCAATGCTTTGATTAATACTGTAAGAAAATGTTTTCCAAATAAAAAGATATTAGGTATTTTTCAACCTCATTTATTCAGTAGAACTAAATTTTTTGAAAAATCTTTTGCAAAAAGTTTAGAACGTCTTGACATTTTAATTTTACTAGATATTTATCCAGCTAGAGAATTTCCCATAAATAAGATTAATTCGAATAATTTGTTAAAAAAAATTAAAATGAGTTCTAAAGAAATATCTACTCTGTCCAAAGTTTTAGAAAAAATTGAAAAAAAAAATTTTGATATTATTCTGACAATAGGAGCTGGTAATATAGACACCTTAATTATTCCTATTAAAGAATGGTTGTATAAACGATATGGATAA
- a CDS encoding cell division protein FtsQ/DivIB — MKNNKKFFIIILLLYMICMISLFYFSQKTHQNKILKKFNIIIDPLSKNHFVNEEIIKNILFYKTKKIEKKIGQLCILRMEKKLNNYPFIKKSEVFLSVDGTLNIKILQKEPILRIKNGNQEYYLTKDAENLELSSFYSSKVILAKGLFSKEEKKYLTNLVKFINSDELLKDQIISIKKNNKNSFILIPKIGNHHIILGNIKNFKNKLNKLKAFYKQYLNRIDMNQYKSIDLQYKDQVVAKKR; from the coding sequence ATGAAAAATAATAAAAAATTCTTTATCATTATTTTATTATTATATATGATTTGTATGATATCGCTTTTTTATTTTTCTCAAAAAACACACCAAAACAAAATTTTAAAAAAATTTAATATTATCATTGATCCATTATCTAAAAATCATTTTGTAAATGAAGAAATTATTAAAAATATTCTATTTTATAAAACAAAAAAAATTGAAAAAAAAATCGGTCAATTATGTATATTGAGAATGGAAAAAAAATTAAATAATTACCCTTTTATAAAAAAATCTGAAGTATTTCTTAGTGTAGATGGGACTCTTAATATTAAAATTTTGCAAAAAGAACCCATATTAAGAATAAAAAATGGAAATCAAGAATATTATCTTACTAAAGATGCGGAAAATTTAGAACTTTCTTCTTTTTATTCATCAAAAGTCATCTTAGCAAAAGGACTTTTTTCAAAAGAAGAAAAAAAATATTTAACAAATCTAGTCAAATTCATAAACTCCGATGAATTATTAAAAGACCAAATTATTAGCATAAAAAAAAATAATAAAAATTCATTTATTTTAATTCCGAAAATCGGAAATCATCATATTATATTAGGAAATATAAAAAATTTTAAAAATAAATTGAATAAATTAAAAGCATTTTATAAGCAGTACCTAAATAGAATAGATATGAATCAATACAAAAGTATTGATTTGCAATATAAAGACCAAGTAGTCGCAAAAAAAAGATAA
- the ftsA gene encoding cell division protein FtsA, with the protein MEYQDIAIGLDVGTTKIVAMVGRRNEYNKIEILGIGRSKSVGVHRGVVNNITQTIEAIHEAVSEAEHSSGLKIKEVIVGIAGQHIRSLQHNDYITRLNFENVISQKDIQRLIDQVHKLVMQPGEEIIHVLPQEYKVDSQAEIVEPIGMYGSRLEANFHVVVGQISSIRNIGICVKAAGLNLAGMTLEPLASAEAVLSTEEREAGVALVDIGGGTTDIAIFKDNIIRHTAVIPFGGNVITENIKTDCLIIERQAELLKIKFGSAWPGENKETEIVCIPGLRGREPKEISLKHLSQIIHIRVCEILEQVNVEIKNYGNEEQKKRLIAGLVMTGGGSQLQHIRPLTEYITGMDVRIGYSNEHISGGKNGLISNPEYATSIGLIIKGLDDKKKYLCTTADIAHRHDENSELISTKFYNKNRRLNYDEDYKKKKNKTKSKSFLEIWADKFRKILNDTE; encoded by the coding sequence ATGGAATATCAAGATATAGCTATAGGTCTTGATGTGGGAACCACGAAGATTGTAGCTATGGTAGGCAGGAGAAATGAATATAATAAAATTGAGATCCTAGGGATAGGTAGATCTAAAAGTGTAGGTGTGCATAGAGGAGTTGTAAACAATATAACTCAAACCATTGAAGCTATTCATGAAGCAGTATCTGAAGCCGAACATAGTTCTGGTTTAAAAATAAAAGAAGTTATTGTTGGAATAGCAGGGCAACATATTAGAAGTCTACAACATAATGATTATATTACTAGATTAAATTTTGAAAATGTCATCAGTCAAAAAGATATACAAAGATTAATAGATCAAGTTCATAAACTAGTTATGCAACCAGGAGAAGAAATCATTCATGTTCTCCCACAAGAATATAAAGTAGATAGTCAAGCAGAAATAGTAGAACCGATAGGAATGTATGGAAGTCGTTTAGAGGCAAATTTTCATGTAGTAGTAGGGCAAATTTCTTCTATACGAAATATTGGGATATGTGTAAAAGCTGCAGGTTTGAATTTAGCTGGAATGACTTTAGAACCTTTAGCTTCTGCTGAAGCTGTATTAAGTACCGAAGAAAGAGAAGCAGGTGTTGCTTTAGTGGATATAGGAGGAGGAACTACGGATATTGCTATATTTAAAGATAACATTATCCGGCATACTGCCGTGATCCCTTTTGGAGGAAATGTCATAACTGAAAATATAAAAACAGATTGTTTGATTATTGAACGGCAAGCAGAATTACTAAAAATAAAATTTGGATCTGCATGGCCAGGAGAAAATAAGGAAACGGAAATTGTTTGTATTCCTGGATTAAGAGGTCGTGAACCTAAAGAAATTTCTTTAAAACACCTTTCCCAAATTATTCATATACGAGTATGTGAAATTTTGGAACAAGTAAATGTAGAAATAAAAAATTATGGAAATGAAGAACAAAAGAAAAGACTTATTGCAGGATTAGTAATGACAGGTGGAGGTTCTCAACTTCAACATATTCGTCCATTAACAGAATATATTACTGGAATGGACGTTCGTATAGGGTATTCTAATGAACACATTTCAGGAGGAAAAAACGGTTTGATAAGTAATCCAGAATATGCCACGTCTATAGGTTTAATAATTAAAGGACTTGATGATAAAAAAAAATATCTTTGTACAACAGCAGATATAGCACATAGACATGATGAAAATTCTGAATTGATTTCTACAAAATTTTATAATAAAAATCGTAGATTAAATTATGATGAGGACTATAAAAAGAAAAAAAATAAAACAAAATCAAAATCTTTTCTTGAAATTTGGGCAGATAAGTTCCGTAAAATATTGAATGATACAGAATAA
- the ftsZ gene encoding cell division protein FtsZ, translating to MKKEDFIQKKENAQLEFPKNRSASIKVIGVGGGGSNALSHMFEQGITGVDFIACNTDAQALNNNPVPIKIQLGASITEGLGAGADPEVGEKAALESLEEIKSILDSNTKMTFITAGMGGGTGTGAAPIIAGISKEKGILTVGIVTIPFHFEGKMRLQQAQKGIEALRKNVDSLIVINNDKLRELYGNLGFKAGFAKADEVLTTAAKGIAEVITHHYKQNIDLRDTRTVLKESGTAVMGSAIAVGENRAKEAVVQALDSPLLNDNKITGAKNVLLLIVSGKIEITIDEIGIISDYIQSEAGNNANIIMGLGEDEVLEESISITIVATGFPTEIQRAINHEEKKIFHRLEEPYEQKLNKMEEIHSYSKRIDPFFSKNYSKSSHLEKSYYNKKKNKKDDFSSNQKQNIFDQSINSNFFIEKKHKKYMLKNSFDLPISYNENEKILKNRIRKKENNTNQEFD from the coding sequence ATGAAAAAAGAAGATTTTATACAAAAAAAAGAAAACGCTCAATTGGAATTTCCAAAAAACCGTTCAGCTTCTATTAAAGTAATTGGAGTAGGAGGAGGAGGAAGTAACGCTTTAAGTCATATGTTTGAACAAGGAATAACTGGGGTCGATTTTATAGCGTGTAATACGGATGCACAAGCATTAAATAATAATCCAGTTCCTATAAAAATTCAATTAGGAGCCTCTATTACAGAAGGACTTGGAGCTGGAGCAGATCCAGAAGTAGGAGAAAAGGCTGCATTAGAAAGTTTGGAGGAAATAAAAAGTATTTTAGATTCTAACACTAAAATGACCTTCATAACAGCAGGAATGGGTGGTGGTACAGGAACTGGTGCAGCTCCAATTATTGCAGGAATTTCTAAAGAAAAAGGAATTTTGACTGTAGGAATTGTTACAATTCCATTTCATTTTGAAGGAAAAATGAGATTACAACAAGCTCAAAAAGGAATAGAAGCATTAAGAAAAAATGTGGATTCACTCATTGTGATTAATAATGATAAATTAAGAGAATTATATGGAAATTTAGGATTTAAAGCCGGTTTTGCAAAAGCTGATGAAGTTTTAACTACTGCAGCTAAGGGCATTGCAGAAGTCATCACTCATCATTATAAACAAAACATAGATTTAAGAGATACAAGAACCGTTTTAAAAGAAAGTGGAACAGCTGTTATGGGATCGGCGATTGCTGTTGGAGAAAATCGAGCAAAAGAAGCTGTTGTACAAGCTTTAGATTCTCCATTATTAAATGATAATAAGATTACGGGAGCTAAAAATGTTCTTCTTCTTATTGTTTCAGGAAAAATAGAAATTACGATAGATGAAATAGGAATTATCAGTGATTATATACAATCTGAAGCAGGAAACAATGCCAATATTATTATGGGTTTAGGAGAAGACGAGGTTTTGGAAGAAAGTATTTCAATTACTATAGTGGCAACGGGGTTTCCTACGGAAATACAGAGAGCGATTAATCACGAAGAAAAAAAAATTTTTCATAGGTTAGAAGAACCTTATGAACAAAAATTAAATAAAATGGAAGAAATCCATTCTTATTCTAAACGAATTGATCCTTTTTTTTCAAAAAATTATTCAAAATCAAGTCATTTAGAAAAATCTTATTATAATAAGAAAAAAAATAAAAAAGACGATTTTTCATCGAACCAAAAACAAAACATTTTTGATCAATCTATAAATTCAAATTTTTTTATCGAAAAAAAACATAAAAAATATATGTTAAAAAATAGTTTTGATCTTCCTATTTCATACAATGAAAATGAAAAAATATTAAAAAATAGGATTCGTAAAAAAGAAAATAATACAAATCAAGAGTTTGATTAA
- the hisS gene encoding histidine--tRNA ligase, with amino-acid sequence MFPNIPKGTRDFSSIEMSKRNYLVQTIRKQFELFGFDSIETSSIENISTLVGKYGEEGDSLMFKLLHSGNFLKKRIFDFLKKIENNKNVDHIVKFFTEYMSNKALRYDLTVPFVRYVVMHQNEIIFPFKRYQIQPVWRADNPQKGRLREFYQCDADMISFSWSLWEEIELIQLCDEIFTQLNFPIIIYINHRDVLGGLVEIAGIENDLWKNFTTSLDKWNKIGRDLVKKEMMNKGISSKSFDKVSFFFDMEENFYNKKKHLTIALQDSEKGKRGIRDLSFIYKNIKNISLQNTKLEWNLSLARGMNYYTGTILEIVPFHNRSFISIGGGGRYDKLANLFGMNNISGVGISLGLDRIYLAMEQENLFQTISNCSSKVLFINFGNEEVLYAYKIIKFFRRKGISTQLYPNTDKIGKQFRYANKNNIPFVISIGKNEINKNKIKMKDMQKKTEKEYNHVNDVVNLLMKKL; translated from the coding sequence ATGTTTCCTAATATTCCCAAAGGGACTAGAGATTTTTCATCTATTGAGATGAGTAAACGAAATTATTTAGTTCAAACGATTCGAAAACAATTTGAGCTTTTTGGTTTTGATTCTATAGAAACTTCTTCTATTGAAAATATTTCCACTCTCGTTGGTAAATACGGAGAAGAAGGAGATTCTTTAATGTTTAAATTGTTACATTCAGGTAATTTTTTAAAAAAGAGAATTTTCGATTTTTTAAAAAAAATCGAAAATAATAAAAATGTTGATCATATTGTAAAATTCTTTACTGAATATATGTCTAATAAAGCTCTCAGATATGATTTAACGGTTCCTTTTGTTCGTTATGTAGTAATGCATCAAAATGAAATCATTTTTCCTTTTAAAAGATACCAAATACAACCTGTATGGCGTGCAGATAACCCTCAAAAAGGAAGATTGAGAGAATTTTATCAATGTGATGCAGATATGATATCATTCTCTTGGTCTTTATGGGAGGAAATAGAATTAATTCAACTTTGTGACGAAATTTTTACTCAATTAAATTTTCCTATAATTATCTACATTAATCATAGAGATGTATTAGGAGGATTAGTTGAAATAGCTGGCATAGAAAATGATTTATGGAAAAATTTTACAACATCTTTAGATAAATGGAATAAAATTGGACGAGATTTAGTTAAAAAAGAAATGATGAACAAAGGAATTTCATCTAAATCATTTGATAAAGTATCATTTTTTTTCGATATGGAAGAAAATTTCTATAATAAAAAAAAACATTTAACCATAGCCTTACAAGATTCTGAAAAAGGGAAAAGAGGGATCCGCGATTTGAGTTTTATTTACAAGAATATAAAGAATATTTCTTTACAAAATACAAAATTGGAATGGAATCTTTCTTTAGCCAGAGGAATGAATTATTATACAGGTACAATATTAGAAATTGTTCCATTTCACAATAGGAGTTTTATTTCTATCGGAGGAGGAGGTCGATATGATAAATTAGCTAATTTATTTGGAATGAATAATATTTCTGGGGTAGGAATTTCTTTAGGTTTGGATAGAATTTATTTAGCAATGGAACAAGAAAATTTGTTTCAAACTATTTCTAATTGTTCTTCAAAAGTTTTGTTTATTAATTTTGGAAATGAAGAGGTTTTGTATGCATACAAAATAATTAAATTTTTTAGAAGAAAAGGAATTTCTACTCAATTATATCCTAATACGGATAAAATAGGAAAACAATTTAGATATGCGAATAAGAACAATATTCCATTTGTTATTAGTATAGGAAAAAATGAAATCAATAAAAACAAAATCAAAATGAAAGATATGCAAAAAAAAACAGAAAAAGAATACAATCACGTTAATGACGTTGTGAATCTATTAATGAAAAAATTATGA
- the pnuC gene encoding nicotinamide riboside transporter PnuC, translated as MNDWIDILLSPYYHYSYFHIILEFTAVAFTIFSVFCAQKNNAWVYPIGIVSTIIYSYLTFYSSLYGDFIINLYYTLMSFYGWYAWIYKKDKNNKIPITFCNKKDYFYTSILFLFTCTFSMMVYFFYGKLQSHSDWMDILTTGIYFSGMYQMAMKKVENWIFWMVGNGISVPLYFFKGFILTGILFIVLVILAIGGFFLWKKKALNQILS; from the coding sequence ATAAATGATTGGATAGATATACTTTTATCCCCCTATTATCATTATAGTTATTTTCACATAATTTTAGAATTTACGGCTGTAGCATTTACAATATTTAGTGTTTTTTGTGCTCAAAAAAATAATGCATGGGTATATCCAATAGGAATAGTCAGCACTATTATATATAGTTATTTAACTTTTTATTCTTCTCTTTATGGAGATTTTATTATTAACTTGTATTACACGTTGATGAGTTTTTATGGATGGTATGCATGGATATATAAAAAGGATAAAAATAATAAAATCCCTATTACTTTTTGTAATAAAAAAGATTATTTTTATACCTCTATTTTATTTTTATTCACTTGTACTTTCAGTATGATGGTTTATTTTTTTTATGGAAAACTTCAATCTCATTCTGATTGGATGGATATATTAACAACGGGTATTTATTTTTCTGGAATGTATCAAATGGCTATGAAAAAAGTAGAAAATTGGATATTTTGGATGGTGGGAAATGGAATTTCCGTACCTCTTTATTTTTTTAAGGGTTTTATATTAACAGGGATTCTATTTATTGTTCTTGTTATCCTAGCTATAGGAGGGTTTTTTCTTTGGAAGAAAAAAGCACTCAATCAAATTTTATCATAA